From Amycolatopsis sp. YIM 10, the proteins below share one genomic window:
- a CDS encoding YafY family protein has product MPRLLALVPYLLARPGIEIAEAARDFGVSPRQLRKDLELLWMCGLPGYGPGDLIDLSFEGETVTVTFDAGMRRPLRLTGSEATSMLVALRALAETPGVADSADRDAVHRAIAKIEAASGEARPSGVVVGNGVREAENTARARRTVSEALKARKALRLRYYTASKDEITERTVDPMRLLIVQTFGYLEAWCRRAEGVRLFRLDRIDGAEVLDEPAAPPPEARPTDLSHGVFAERPGQGEADLVLERDLRWVAEYYPCEELAELDGGRLRVRMRYGDESWMVRLVLGLGGGARVERPEELASAVRRRAAEGLARARHLPVT; this is encoded by the coding sequence ATGCCGCGCCTGCTGGCGCTGGTGCCGTACCTGCTGGCCCGGCCGGGCATCGAGATCGCCGAGGCCGCGCGCGACTTCGGGGTCAGCCCGCGTCAGCTGCGCAAGGACCTCGAACTGCTGTGGATGTGCGGGCTGCCGGGATACGGGCCCGGCGACCTGATCGACCTGTCCTTCGAGGGCGAGACGGTCACCGTCACCTTCGACGCCGGCATGCGCCGCCCGCTGCGGCTGACCGGCTCGGAGGCCACCTCGATGCTGGTCGCCCTGCGCGCGCTGGCGGAGACCCCGGGGGTGGCCGACAGCGCCGACCGCGACGCCGTGCACCGGGCGATCGCCAAGATCGAGGCCGCGTCGGGGGAGGCCCGGCCGTCCGGCGTGGTGGTCGGCAACGGGGTGCGCGAGGCCGAGAACACCGCCCGCGCCCGCCGCACGGTCAGCGAGGCGCTCAAGGCCCGCAAAGCGCTGCGGCTGCGCTATTACACCGCGTCGAAGGACGAGATCACCGAGCGCACGGTCGACCCGATGCGCCTGCTGATCGTGCAGACCTTCGGTTATCTGGAGGCCTGGTGCCGCCGCGCCGAGGGCGTGCGGTTGTTCCGGCTGGACCGGATCGACGGCGCCGAGGTGCTCGACGAGCCCGCCGCGCCGCCGCCGGAGGCCCGGCCCACCGACCTCTCACACGGCGTGTTCGCCGAACGGCCCGGTCAGGGCGAGGCCGACCTGGTGCTCGAGCGCGATCTGCGCTGGGTGGCCGAGTACTACCCGTGCGAGGAGCTGGCCGAGCTGGACGGCGGCAGGCTGCGCGTCCGGATGCGTTACGGCGACGAGTCCTGGATGGTGCGCCTGGTGCTCGGCCTCGGCGGCGGGGCGCGGGTGGAACGGCCGGAGGAGCTCGCGTCAGCCGTTCGCCGCCGGGCGGCCGAAGGACTGGCCAGGGCGCGTCACCTGCCGGTCACCTGA
- a CDS encoding bacteriophage holin: MLSIVLVVIGLVLLAAVAIRLRRGLRTLRRTTSMVTTAAGDRAGLLRARSAALGVAFAQRRGPRKIHTIER, translated from the coding sequence ATGCTGAGCATCGTGCTCGTGGTGATCGGGCTCGTCCTGCTCGCGGCCGTGGCGATTCGCCTGCGTCGAGGCTTGCGCACGCTCCGTCGCACCACCAGCATGGTGACTACGGCTGCCGGTGACCGTGCCGGGCTGCTGCGGGCGCGCTCGGCCGCGCTCGGAGTCGCCTTCGCACAAAGGCGAGGCCCGCGTAAGATCCACACGATAGAGCGATAG
- the tatC gene encoding twin-arginine translocase subunit TatC — protein MTLIEHIYEFRRRLGYALLAILAGGIFGFIWFAVKLGPIPSLGDIVTGPYCALPTDVRIEFDGKGCTLLQTQPFEAFMIQLKVGIVAGMVLVAPLWLYQLWAFIAPGLYSKERKYAMTFVAFASVLFAAGAVLAYLLIPGALALLVGFGGDEFGTALAGDKYISFVISLLLIFGVSFELPLLIVMLNQVGVVKYAQLKKWRRGIIFALFVFAAFATPGNDPFSMLALAGALTLLCELAIQISRFHDRKLDKVRQDEGWDQLDDDEAAPFEYTPSSIDEPEPVPADKGKRGKSKTDDIT, from the coding sequence ATGACGCTCATCGAGCACATCTACGAGTTCCGCAGGCGGCTGGGGTATGCCCTCCTGGCCATTCTCGCCGGTGGCATCTTCGGCTTCATCTGGTTCGCGGTGAAGCTCGGGCCGATCCCGTCACTCGGTGACATCGTCACCGGCCCGTACTGCGCCCTGCCCACCGATGTGCGGATCGAGTTCGACGGCAAGGGCTGCACCCTGCTGCAGACCCAGCCGTTCGAAGCCTTCATGATCCAGTTGAAGGTGGGCATCGTGGCCGGCATGGTGCTGGTCGCGCCGCTGTGGCTGTACCAGCTGTGGGCGTTCATCGCGCCGGGCCTGTACTCCAAGGAACGCAAGTACGCGATGACCTTCGTTGCCTTCGCGAGCGTCCTGTTCGCGGCGGGCGCCGTGCTCGCGTACCTCCTCATCCCCGGGGCGCTGGCGCTGCTCGTCGGCTTCGGCGGCGACGAGTTCGGCACCGCGCTGGCCGGTGACAAGTACATCTCCTTCGTGATCTCGCTGCTGCTCATCTTCGGCGTCAGCTTCGAGCTGCCACTGCTGATCGTGATGCTGAACCAGGTGGGCGTGGTCAAGTACGCCCAGCTGAAGAAGTGGCGCCGCGGCATCATCTTCGCGTTGTTCGTCTTCGCCGCCTTCGCCACGCCGGGCAACGACCCGTTCTCCATGCTGGCGCTGGCCGGGGCGCTGACCCTGCTCTGCGAGCTGGCCATCCAGATCTCGCGGTTCCACGACCGCAAGCTGGACAAGGTCCGCCAGGACGAGGGCTGGGACCAGCTCGACGACGACGAGGCCGCGCCGTTCGAGTACACGCCGAGCAGCATCGACGAGCCGGAGCCGGTGCCCGCCGACAAGGGCAAGCGCGGCAAGTCGAAGACGGACGACATCACGTAG
- the tatA gene encoding Sec-independent protein translocase subunit TatA, with the protein MNALQPWHLIILVLVVVLLFGAKRLPDAARSIGKSMKIFKAETKDLKDKDAPEAQAETATTDTEAKALPQTPAGTDKQVADLQRQLDELKKQQPATTPSDNTPKSAG; encoded by the coding sequence ATGAACGCTCTGCAGCCGTGGCACCTGATCATCCTGGTTCTGGTAGTCGTCCTGCTGTTCGGTGCCAAGCGCCTGCCGGACGCGGCGCGGTCGATCGGCAAGTCGATGAAGATCTTCAAGGCCGAGACCAAGGACCTCAAGGACAAGGACGCGCCGGAGGCGCAGGCCGAGACCGCCACCACGGACACCGAGGCCAAGGCGCTGCCGCAGACCCCGGCGGGCACCGACAAGCAGGTCGCCGACCTGCAGCGGCAGCTCGACGAGCTGAAGAAGCAGCAGCCGGCCACCACGCCTTCGGACAACACGCCGAAGAGCGCGGGCTGA